In Acanthochromis polyacanthus isolate Apoly-LR-REF ecotype Palm Island chromosome 18, KAUST_Apoly_ChrSc, whole genome shotgun sequence, the following proteins share a genomic window:
- the htr1ab gene encoding 5-hydroxytryptamine (serotonin) receptor 1A b has protein sequence MESANNTTTWPQFDNSSNKPNKPEDEEVKLSYQVVTSFLLGALILCAIFGNACVVAAIALERSLQNVANYLIGSLAVTDLMVSVLVLPMAALYQVLNRWTLGQVPCDIFISLDVLCCTSSILHLCAIALDRYWAITEPIDYMKKRTPRRAAVLISVTWLVGFSISVPPMLIMRSQPSSMAEDRANPKQCKIRQDPWYTIYSTFGAFYIPLTLMLVLYGRIFKAARFRIRRTVRKTEKKKVSDSCLALSPALFHKKTHGDAQGKSWKRSVEPRPLPSVNGAVKHAEDGESLEIIEVHSNSKGNLPLPNTPSSVPLFESRHEKATEAKRKIALARERKTVKTLGIIMGTFILCWLPFFIVALVMPFCQESCFMPRWLEDVINWLGYSNSLLNPIIYAYFNKDFQSAFKKILKCHFCRP, from the coding sequence ATGGAGAGCGCGAACAACACGACGACCTGGCCTCAGTTTGACAACTCTTCCAACAAACCCAACAAACCCGAGGACGAGGAGGTGAAGCTGAGCTATCAGGTGGTCACATCGTTCCTGCTCGGCGCGCTCATCCTGTGCGCAATATTCGGGAACGCGTGCGTGGTCGCAGCCATCGCGTTGGAGCGCTCTCTCCAGAATGTGGCCAACTACCTGATCGGCTCTCTGGCCGTCACCGACCtgatggtgtcggtgctggtgCTGCCCATGGCGGCGCTCTACCAGGTGCTGAACCGCTGGACTCTGGGGCAGGTGCCGTGCGACATCTTCATCTCTCTGGATGTGTTGTGCTGCACGTCGTCCATCCTGCACCTGTGCGCCATCGCCCTGGACAGATACTGGGCCATCACCGAGCCCATAGACTACATGAAGAAGAGGACACCGAGGAGAGCGGCGGTCCTCATCAGCGTCACCTGGCTGGTCGGGTTCTCCATCTCGGTGCCGCCCATGCTGATCATGCGCTCCCAGCCCAGCAGCATGGCCGAGGACAGAGCCAACCCCAAGCAGTGTAAGATCAGGCAAGACCCCTGGTACACGATATACTCCACATTCGGGGCTTTTTACATCCCCCTGACGCTCATGCTGGTTCTGTACGGGAGGATATTCAAAGCTGCCCGGTTTCGCATCAGGAGGACTGTGCGTAAAACGGAGAAAAAGAAAGTTTCCGACTCCTGCTTGGCGCTCTCTCCGGCGCTGTTCCACAAAAAGACTCACGGAGACGCGCAGGGGAAGAGCTGGAAGCGGAGCGTAGAGCCCCGGCCGCTGCCCAGCGTCAACGGGGCCGTGAAACACGCGGAGGACGGCGAGTCTCTGGAGATCATCGAGGTCCACAGCAACTCCAAGGGCAACCTTCCGCTGCCCAACACCCCCAGCTCCGTGCCGTTGTTCGAGAGCAGGCACGAGAAGGCGACAGAGGCGAAGAGGAAGATCGCTCTGGCACGGGAGCGCAAGACGGTGAAGACTCTGGGCATCATCATGGGCACCTTCATCCTCTGCTGGCTGCCCTTCTTCATCGTGGCCCTGGTGATGCCTTTCTGCCAGGAGTCGTGCTTCATGCCCCGCTGGCTGGAGGATGTCATCAACTGGCTGGGCTACTCCAACTCCCTGCTCAACCCCATCATCTACGCGTACTTCAACAAAGACTTCCAGAGCGCCTTCAAGAAAATACTCAAATGTCATTTCTGCAGACCCTGA